The sequence ttcGTTGACGTGTTAGTGTGAAGCCCGAGGCAGTAGAGACGGCATTAGTACAACTGATAGTGTCAACGTCTACATATATGTCGAGACCTCTTCTGTCATATGGATGTTACCGTTGTCATGATCACAGTCAACtgttaataatatataaaaatacatttggGATCACTTCCTGAAAAATATGTTccataaatatatgtaaattaatttagCGGCCAGTATATGTTTACAAGTAACTTTCAATATGGATAGATACCTTTTCGATGAGTTTCTGTTTTTCCAAAGAGTGCTTCTTTCCCCTCACTTTTTTCCATACGTTCCTTCGTAGGCTTAAAATTGGTAACTCGTAAGATATTGTCTACTTGTTCACTTGTCAAAGATTTACCTAAAAACTCAGCTATCCTTGTGTATGTGGCATGAGGATTCTAATCTCGGAAATAGTAAGAAAGAAATTATACATTGCATACAATTTGAAAAGACAAAGGCTAAAAGTAtaatgtgatacatgtacattgttctGATATGGTTAGTTACTGTTGTGCATACACTAGCTATACaacccgtttcatgttagtgttcactagcTATGCAActcgtttcatgttagtgttcactagcTATACAGctcgtttcatgttagtgtacACTAGCTATACAGCCCGTTTGATGTCAGTGTTCACAGGTTTTGTTTCAcacaaccacagacaagtaagtctgTGACACAACCAAGTAGAAACTTATAAGAAACTGCATaatctacactttaagataagaagactgcaatttcttgctatattttgtgtatatgaaataaaccacttaCCACCCACCgtatataatttatcaaaacataATCGACTGTGCGTTGGAAACATGCTTAATCTTGTTTTTATAATTCTATAAATCTCCTAACAGAATTCATTGTAGATACATTTTcattattctttttagaacatttAAAGTTCGTTTTCGATAGCGAGAAATGATAAGTTTTCTCATATGAATTATTCAAAGGACATTAAATAAGTTAAGGTTAGCTATGAAAGTGAAATACATAAACAGCTTTCAAACTTACAAGTTTCAAATCTTCGAATCTGATCCAAAGTAGCCAAGGTTCACCTTTGTATTTAGACCACTCCTTAATGTATTCAAAGTATGAACCATATTCAGCTAGAAATGCAAacaaatgataatttaaaaaaaaatagttcagGACTAGTGAAAACTTTTTACcatgatgatgattattatgCAGACCAACTCTGATTAACTAAAAGATATCCATCAGTCATTATATTAGTCACTATATAAACACCgaggtagtctagttcctgacgaccgtgatCACACTATGTACTATGTGAAGAAAACGTAGTGTaaatcggaacacggtcgtcaggaacttgAATAACACCGAGGCCGGCTAGTGTCAGACAATTTTCTCTACAGTAAGTGTATGTATGCTGGACGTACATTACGTTTAAAATATCATAAGCAACACATCTGTAATGTTTTATGAATGTTAACATTTACTTTAAACAGCTTGAAGAGATAGACTTACTATTTTCTCTCAGATATTCCTGTATAAACTGGTCAAAGGTAACGGTTTGAAGAAGCTCCCCGAGTTGTGATAAGCAGTGAAGGACACGGCAACGTCTTTAGGATTTCTCTGAACAAGGATACACTGAAATGGAAATAGGAAACACATAAACATGTAACGGTCATGATGTCATTCATCCAGTACaggtaacatatacatccctacagttaaaacggaatatgggaaacgggcatttcactatagtggtgctgttctTTGGgacaatctacccctatccataaCATCAGCTCCGAACTCATAGATATTTAAaaacatcttaagaatgtagtctggtaataaTGTGGGTGAATATCTTATAAAGTGCACTCTGCGTCTGTAACGTTTTGACCTGGTTTgtctcttttgtttgtttgttttgtttgttttctgtgtacgtaatcttgcaacaggttccattgggagaacagtgctaatgcactgaaatggtgtctgtatatgaaagattaataaataaataaataaataaataaataaatcctcAACTTGATAAATACATTTGCTTAATTAGATGGTTTTCATATAACTCGTATTTAATATTGATCATATGATGGCAGATAAAAAATGAAGTCAGAGGTTTGAACccacactagctgtaactgagaTATTCATTTCCCACTAgacaacaatatacatgtattcactgaaaattgttagaTGCCAATAATTACACATTGTACTTGTCAATGACAGAGCTATTACATCTATGTGTGCTGTAAGTCATGTAGTAAATAAATTGTAATCGAAATTCATTGGGGCGCTGATGTTTTGGGTGCGGATTCCAAAAACAATTCGATTAGATTTATTGCACCATGTTGTGCGCTCCGCTCTACAAATACGTTTACTCttaggtgattcaatattgtttagggtatacaatattatttgtattatatctaacaaaaaattttcaaaatgttccagttacaACTTTAAATAACAAAACTATGAAAATCGAACACAGGGGAAGGGCagtatgaaaatgtcaaatcatTTATATTTTGACTACCTTTGGttttttcttgaagaattctgtAGGACAGTATTCCGGCAATAAGTGGGTGGACACTCTCCTACGAGTTGAAAGCTGAACCAAAAAGTCAACCGCTGAAGGTAGCTGTGGAAGCCCCTCTTGGACAATTTCGGGATGATCCGTTGGACCAAATTCAAGAAGGACAAACTTTTCAAATGCAGACATTGTATCGAGGTAGCTTAGGTCGTCAACATGTAGTATGGCTTCAACTATTTCATTCATCCATACTGTACCTATCAATATTAGAAAATTACATTACACATAAGAAGTCTGTTTTGCAAATTACTGTTTCACTTTCATATTTGGAGAAATCTATaacagttaccatgacaacattgaAGGAATGGGGATATTATAACTGGTACCTGTAATACTTGGTACATACAAGTAGTTGTATATCTATcattatcaatttatcaaaatgttagTGTTATTCAAATTGTTGTACTAACAAAAAGTATTGATATAATTGAAGTCCATGTAGGTATACATAACTGTTGCATATTAGCTTGcaaacatgtttatttattcatttaagtTGTTTGTACCTACCTGATTTAGGGTACGTAGCTATGAATATATCATCTTCACGTATTTCAAAATCCTTCACTTTGGTTTCAATTGAGTTTTTATTCATAATAACAGGAAGGAGATAGCCTGGTCGTAGATAATAACTTTTAGCCCATGGCGGCGTAGCAGCTTTCGTAGCCATTTTCTGATGAGATCTTAATAAGTGTTTTTAACTGAAAAGAAGCAAACAATTACATAAATTTATTGTACGCTGATGTACTTCAGAATTTTGTCGTTTTACCCTCCATGTTGTCAAGCTCTTCTAATTAAAGGGAATTCGAAAATGATTGAAACGTGACTCACTGGACACATGGGAAGCTAGGGAGTATGTTTGATTTCTTCGATCACCACATGTACAACCATGATTTGGTGTTTAAAACCCCAATCACAACCATGATTTGGTGTTTAAAAacccaatcacaatcatgatttggTGATAAAAAatccaatcacaatcatgatttggtgataaaaaacaaacaatcatgATTGACAATCACAGTAATCGTGCCTCGAATTTTGATTGACGTGATTACAAGACGGAGGactgaattacatgtattacattttgtaaatggtGCATGTGACTGATGAACATTTAGGAAAGGATGGAATACATGGTGAAAAATCAACTAGCATTCTTGTTTATCTCAGCGTTCATTTTGATGatataaatgttttcatatttatcaaCTTTGTTAACATTtgtgttattatcattatgttGAATGATTATggtctttcacacacacacacacacacacacacacacacacacacacacacagacttcatctcTATTATATAATCTTCCTTACGGAAGTTaaaaatgtatagtgaataaGAGAAAGTGTGAAGCCCCAAGTGTTTGTTAATGAGGGTGTAATCCAGGTCAACAGTTCAAATGGTGAATACGGCTCGCGTACCTTCACACCTCgtatttactatacatttataaaaactcatacagattgattcgagtgacTATGGTGATAAGCATACGTACTTTGACCCAATAAAGATTCTTACATTGAGCACTGAGAACAAAGGGCAACTTTTTTCAACACGCAGGCAGAGTCTTCAATACACAGCATAGCTAGGAGTGCTCAGAGTCATGCAACTCAATTTTTCTGGATATTCTACACAAGTTTATGACCTCGCTGCGAGGCAAGGCTTT comes from Glandiceps talaboti chromosome 11, keGlaTala1.1, whole genome shotgun sequence and encodes:
- the LOC144442637 gene encoding sulfotransferase 6B1-like is translated as MATKAATPPWAKSYYLRPGYLLPVIMNKNSIETKVKDFEIREDDIFIATYPKSGTVWMNEIVEAILHVDDLSYLDTMSAFEKFVLLEFGPTDHPEIVQEGLPQLPSAVDFLVQLSTRRRVSTHLLPEYCPTEFFKKKPKLVRCRVLHCLSQLGELLQTVTFDQFIQEYLRENTEYGSYFEYIKEWSKYKGEPWLLWIRFEDLKLNPHATYTRIAEFLGKSLTSEQVDNILRVTNFKPTKERMEKSEGKEALFGKTETHRKGIVGDWKNWFTVAQSEQFDELYASRMKGFEDLMYTF